One genomic window of Pagrus major chromosome 22, Pma_NU_1.0 includes the following:
- the fam167ab gene encoding protein FAM167A, giving the protein MDVPSAPQIMVDPACVLEEAECGEDLDLPTDDHLMNLKALTEKLRLETRRPSYLEWKARLETESFREPGSGKGPIHVEPEGKAVTPKETVVNSEMIQCKLPSGVLKGFGNIDEALSWLRRELTDMRLQDQQLARQLMRLRNDINKLKIEQTCHLHRRMLNDATFGLEERDELSDLLCECPVTPGLGLSAPLRLIGVTKMNINSRRFSLC; this is encoded by the exons ATGGACGTACCCTCTGCTCCTCAGATCATGGTGGACCCAGCTTGTGTCCTCGAGGAAGCAGAATGTGGGGAAGACTTGGATTTGCCTACAGATGACCATCTCATGAACTTAAAGGCCTTGACTGAGAAATTAAGACTGGAGACCAGGAGACCGTCTTACCTGGAGTGGAAAGCCCGGCTCGAGACGGAAAGCTTCAGGGAGCCAGGAAGTGGAAAAGGCCCGATCCACGTTGAGCCTGAAGGGAAAGCAGTCACACCCAAAGAGACGGTAGTGAACTCTGAGATGATTCAGTGCAAGTTGCCTTCAGGTGTACTGAAAGGATTTGGGAACATCGATGAAGCTCTCAGTTGGCTGAGGAGAGAACTG ACGGACATGCGCTTGCAGGACCAGCAGCTGGCCAGGCAGCTCATGCGACTCCGAAACGACATCAACAAGCTGAAGATAGAGCAGACGTGCCACCTGCACCGACGGATGCTCAATGACGCCACCTTTGGGCTTGAGGAGCGGGATGAGCTGTCGGACCTGCTGTGCGAATGTCCAGTCACCCCGGGGCTGGGCCTCTCGGCCCCGCTGAGGCTCATCGGCGTCACCAAGATGAACATTAACTCTCGCCGTTTCTCGCTCTGCTAG
- the ccm2 gene encoding cerebral cavernous malformations protein 2 homolog, producing the protein MEDDVKKVKKPGIVSPFKRVFLKGEKGRDKKAQEKATERRALHTFSLSQPDHRIDPDILLNDYIEKEVKYLGQLTSVPGYLNPSSRTEVLQLIDTARKSHQLAGQLTSEQDAVVSLSAYNIKLVWRDGEDIILRVPIHDIAAVSYIRDDSLHLVVIKTAQESGGSPCPSSCPDLNKSQTLSSLSESGAVLVEVCCLLVLAVDNKAAAEELCLLLSQVFQIVYTESTIDFLDRAIFDGATTPTRHLSLYSDDSSSKVDVKEAFDEEASTFPFQGSMEAEENSPSASTPASPQTKTASEGELSTTAAELLQDYMTTLRTKLSSQEIQQFATLLHEYRNGSSIHEFCINLRQLYGDSRKFLLLGLRPFIPEKDSQHFENFLETIGVKDGRGIITDSFGRYRRTASSASDSTTNGNGAAGGSAASDEGQEASEGDEWDRMITDISNDIEALGCSMDQEGVTP; encoded by the exons CCTGGTATCGTGTCTCCGTTCAAGCGAGTCTTCCTGAAAGGAGAGAAGGGGCGAGACAAGAAGGCCCAGGAGAAAGCCACTGAGCGCAGGGCCCTCCACACGTTCTCGCTCTCTCAGCCTGACCACCGCATCGACCCTGACATCCTGCTCAATGACTACATTGAGAAGGAAGTCAAA TACTTGGGGCAGCTGACATCAGTTCCAGGATACTTGAACCCATCAAGTCGCACAGAAGTGCTGCAGCTCATCGACACTGCAAGG AAGTCCCATCAGTTGGCAGGCCAGCTGACATCAGAGCAGGATGCAGTGGTGAGCCTGTCGGCATACAACATAAAGCTTGTGTGGCGCGATGGAGAAGACATCATTCTGAGAGTGCCCATCCATGATATCGCTGCTGTCTCCTACATCAGGGACGACTCTTTGCACCTCGTGGTGATCAAAACAG CCCAGGAGTCAGGAGGTTCTCCTTGCCCCAGCTCATGTCCTGATCTCAACAAGTCTCAGACGCTGAGCTCCTTATCGGAGAGTGGAGCTGTGCTCGTGGAAGTCTGCTGTCTGCTTGTGCTGGCTGTTGATAATAAG gcagcagcagaggagctgtGTCTTTTGCTCAGCCAGGTCTTTCAGATCGTTTACACAGAATCAACCATCGACTTCTTGGACAGAGCCATTTTTGATGGAGCGACTACACCTACCAGACACCTTTCTCTATACAGTG ATGACTCTTCAAGCAAAGTGGATGTTAAGGAGGCTTTTGATGAGGAAGCAAGCACATT TCCTTTCCAGGGCTCAATGGAGGCAGAAGAAAACTCTCCCTCAGCTTCCACCCCAGCATCCCCTCAGACAAAGACTGCGAGTGAAGGAGAGCTTAGCACCACTGCTGCAGAGCTCCTGCAGGACTACATGACCACA cTGCGGACAAAACTGTCATCACAGGAGATCCAGCAGTTTGCCACCCTGCTTCATGAATACCGCAACGGATCCTCCATCCATGAGTTCTGTATTAACCTTCGACAACTCTATGGGGACAGCAGGAAGTTCCTTCTACTTG GCCTGCGTCCCTTCATACCAGAGAAGGACAGCCAGCACTTTGAGAATTTCCTCGAGACCATCGGTGTGAAGGACGGACGAGGCATCATTACTGACAGCTTTGGTCGCTACCGGCGCACAGCCAGCTCCGCCTCCGATTCTACCACCAACGGCAACGGAGCAGCCGGGGGGAGCGCCGCATCAGACGAGGGCCAGGAGGCCTCAGAGGGAGACGAATGGGACCGCATGATCACTGACATCAGTAATGACATCGAAGCTCTCGGCTGCAGTATGGACCAGGAGGGAGTGACGCCTTGA